One region of Primulina tabacum isolate GXHZ01 chromosome 1, ASM2559414v2, whole genome shotgun sequence genomic DNA includes:
- the LOC142505609 gene encoding uncharacterized protein LOC142505609 encodes MWFEGLAPQSIHYFKDFQKVFLHHFSSNKKYKKAAFSLFEVKQSPEESLMSYIRRFNRVALDVPTCATETKTTAFTQGLREGEFFRSLTKKVSGDFEDLLSRAEKYINMEEAQKQKRDAGRKERGDQVAKPAERGTKEE; translated from the coding sequence ATGTGGTTTGAGGGATTGGCTCCTCAAAGTATTCATTATTTCAAGGACTTCCAGAAGGTATTTTTACACCATTTCAGCAGCAACAAGAAATACAAAAAGGCTGCATTCAGTCTTTTTGAAGTCAAGCAAAGCCCAGAGGAGAGTTTGATGTCTTATATCAGAAGATTTAATAGAGTGGCTCTGGATGTTCCCACATGTGCCACCGAGACAAAGACAACTGCCTTCACCCAGGGCTTGAGGGAGGGTGAGTTTTTTCGATCTTTAACCAAGAAAGTGTCCGGGGATTTTGAAGATTTATTGTCCCGGGCAGAGAAGTATATCAACATGGAGGAAGCACAAAAACAGAAGAGAGATGCAGGGAGGAAAGAAAGGGGAGACCAGGTGGCTAAGCCCGCGGAGAGAGGAACAAAGGAAGAGTAG